Part of the Tachypleus tridentatus isolate NWPU-2018 unplaced genomic scaffold, ASM421037v1 Hic_cluster_2, whole genome shotgun sequence genome is shown below.
CATCACTTTGAAACCTTAAATCAAACCTACTCATcactatgaaaccttaaaacaaaactactcatCACTAGGAAACCTTAAAGAAAACTACTCATcactatgaaaccttaaaacaaacctACTTATCACTAGGAAACCTTAAAACACATTGCTTTCTCTAGAAATACGTGAACCAACATAGTTGTGTATAAATTCCATGAAGTCATAATTAAGTAATTACACTATCAGTATGTTGACCATTAAATACTGAATGGGTCTAATACATGTCAACTAAGGGTCACTAAAGAACTGTTAAAATGAGACCAACTAACCAACATtgtaacaattttcttttaagttttatattaaatttaaattaagtatGTTTATTCAAGTCAGGTAAAAAACAGCTGTTTATCAGTAAAATGTTTAGCAAACTTAGTTGAACACGAACAAGttcaaactgtaaaataaacttaatgaaGATTGTTAAAAACAGGTGATTTACAGGAAGGAACCTCTAAAGTGAGGCACATAAACTAATGCATAATGTAATTCATGATGTTTTAGAAAGTTTaccacaaataatgttttattatataatataataatagatgtgcatgatattttaacattagTGGTCCTTCTCTTAGTACAAATTAACtttaactaaatatagtttaataacagaTGACATaacatcttgtttctttttttcaaatactaaataacagTTACTGAAATTTGTGATGTACACTGGCAACAGAAAAAAATGGGTCTCAGTTTCcagataataattaaaaacactatttaaaGTAACATTTCTTCTTTAACTTTCATCAGGGCTAGTAGCATATGGAAACCACAACACAATATACtagctgaaatatattttttttattataactgaGAGAGTGAAggtgttatttaatattactaataattaaaacaaacattttaaatgtattttggaggttttaaagattatataaataatactggAGATCTTTGGGATGAATATGGTTTTaaccataacatgaaatcacttggTACTTGTAACTAAAAACACACAATAttatcacaaacaaatctttagttacaaatacttgattaaaaacgtttttttttggaACAAAaacttctgtttctttgtttatttgtaattaagcacaaacctacacaatgggctatctctactctgcccaccatggatattaAAACCAGGTCCTTAgaggtgtaagtctgcagacatgccactgtgggGCTAAAACCTTGTAAAACTAAACATCTACCACATTTTGTGAAattacacatgctgtatcaaaaatCACAGTATAAATACTTATCGTGTACAAATGTGTATACAAATTTGTGTGTATTGTACTGAGCCTGTTGCACAAGGATTAACCCCACTTTAAACAATTGTCCTGAACCACACATATTAGGGTGAGTCTCAACATATAGTTTTAGATCTAGAAGTCAGCCCCCAACACACACAAGCCAGATGTGCATAACCTAATTTCACTAGTGTTTGTACTGAGAATTGGGGCTACAGTAGAGCCCAGTTACCCATTTTCTTTGTTTCCTCAATACAATTATGCCATTATGATTGTAAAAAGTCCCCATACATGTCTGAAAACTGACAATCATTAACTTTATTTAGTGGGTATATTTTGACCTGCATGTTTTAAGACATGATTGATCaaaattataatactgaaaatgtaCATATTTCATATGAATCTGTCTCTTCATTCATCTGGTATTTTCTTACTCATTGctttaaattaagaacaaaaacaacattaccaTTTTATAAGGAACATGAGTTCTCCACTTGAGTCTGTCGCTCCAATTATTCTTTCTGGATCAAGACCTCTGTCAAACCCTCTTGGTCTGTTATCTTCCTAAAACCAATAGTTACACTTAAAATAGGAGAGAGATATTGGATATTCCTCACCAgcatacatataataaaattatatccaGTGTCAAACCTCTATTACACTGACAAGTGTAATTTTAGATTGTTCAATtaaaaacagacacacaagccATGTGAATGAACATACACTACATTCATCTTACAAACAACTGTCACCcacatatacattaaaaataaaataaggaattACTTTGACCACAGTGAAAAAACAAGTGGGTAACTTGTACATTACATACCATTCAATGTAAAGTCACAATCAACAcaattactttgttatatatttataaatggctggtatgggtagagaaagcacaagTAGAGAAGTGAACAATGTTTCCATCTTCTTTGGTCATCGCTTTGTGATtccgacgatgaccgaaggtctaaacgttgtttgctcctctactagtgctttctctacccataccagccatttataaatatataattttctctacaagtgggttttctcgtcatcacaaatcaCTTCATTAAGAAGTTTCTACAAGGACGTTCCTGATGGTCCTTTCCAAGGACAAAGATAATACCTATCTCATGCAGATGACAATTTAAGCATCAGACCATACATCTGGTAACAGCAAAACATCTCCCAGAAATAAAACATCCGACACCATTTTTATCACTAACTGTATTTAACTATCAACTCACCTctagttttttctttttcttctgagGCGAGGTTTCAGATCCTTCAGTTCCATTCACTTTCCGCTTTTTATCTGATGAATCTTTTTTATCTTCTGCACTTTTCTTCCTCTTCTCTTCATATTCTGCAATAAGTTCTTGACAGTCAAGGTTCCCTTCGGGCTCCCAAGTGTTCTCGGACCTTCACAAACAAAACAGTGACTGATTAAAGAAATGTGCAAGTAAAAGGAACCTGTCCAgcactgttttttaataaattaacaattggTTATGAGTAGAACCAGTACCTAATATATGTGGCAAAATAAGTTagttataaagtttaataaagacaaacaaacttgaaGGTAAATGTTAGCTTACTCTGGGTAACCTTTCCATTTCAAATAATACTCCACTTTACCACCTCGCATTCTCTTGTCCAGGATTTTTTCTACAATGTATTCCTCCTCTGGTGGTGGACTAACttccttttgtttcttttttcccaTACTGGGCTCAAAACTAGTGACAAAACAAAGTTCGGAAGGTCAAATACAATCACTTGCTTTtatagtaaatacaaaaatattagtaGGTCTAATCAATGAATGTGTAAAAGAGTGGCTTTCATAGTCTTTTTCTGCTCCGttcaacaaaaacagttaaaattaaagtatttttagttaAGATAAGTACATGAATATCCAAAGCCTACACTAAGATAGTCCAGATAAAATATGATTTTCACGCTAAGAtaaaaaatgcttattttcatATTGGAATTACTTCTTTTATTAACATAATCTTTTATTACTTCACAggaatatttttctgtaaaacttaTGTTTTGTCTATTATTTATTGACCCTAATCCTGTTAgagaaataattaatgaaaattgaaataaaaaacaaacacataaaatcaTGTCTTCCTCAGCACTGACTACAGTAATTATCATAAAGTTACTATAAACTATTAACTGTTACATGTCTATTATCTTTTAATTCCATGATGTTATTGCTGGACTTGTGTAACCAATGGAGTGGGCCTGTTAGCTTTTACCATAAACAGCACTTACTACACACGTGCTAGGCTTAAGAGCCAAGCTTTGTTAAGTTCTgtcaggttttatatatacaaacaggCCAGATTCTTTaaagtaggtgtctgtgacttgttgacaatagTTCTAACAATAAGCACACAGCATACAATccatttgtaatataatattaaaacacttcAAACATACACACAAGTTTTCATTACACACTTAATCTCTGCTTTGTTATTACAAGTGGTGATAATTTCACTGAAGTCACACTGTTAATTACCATGGTTGTATCCAGAGTTTTCACTAATTTTCACTTTTCATCAAATGTTCACACagatttgtaaaattacattttagaaCACAATCAAGACAATCTACTATAATGTCACTTAAAAACTCAAACCACCATACAGCtgaacaaagttttaatttacatataactAGCTTTGCCTTCATTATACACGAGCTACATGTTGAATGGATATTTATAAAAAGCCCAACTGAAGCCTAGAACCTTCCATACACTTCAAGATGTCATGACATCATAATACTCGAGTAGAAAGATTTAGAAAGATGAAGCAATATTTCAACGATTGTCAATGTATGACAACTTCTCACCATGACTGTCATAATTACATACACAAACCTGTAATAAACTATCATTCTCCAAAGTTAACACTCACTGTACTGAGATTAGAACAGTCACGCATATCTAACAGATTTCTAATCTTTGTActttagttattaaaaatgtgaaaaataaatttgttaagaCTCAGTGTTTACTTGACCTCAGGTGAATCTCACAAATTTGGATGTTCAAGGAGTATGTACTTTTTAGAACAGAATAACCACTTATCTAATTAAATTATAAGTAGTTACAGATATTGTTAGATTTCTGAAGCAGAAATGCAACAGTTACAccaaaaacttataataattttattctaaggATGCCCAAACCAAACAGCTATAATGGTTTCATGCAGATGGGAAGAGGTTCTTCCTATCGGTTATAAACGTGTCTATGAACCGTATAAAGTTGATTAACCGATAATTTCAGATGACATATGAAGTGTATCTCATGATGTTGAAGCAGAAGTCGCAAATGTTAGGTTCTTACACATGTTAACTGGAGCAAAGTTACTCATGGTTAGTCAAACACTAAATTAATGTACAATTAGGGCTATCTTTGTATACTAGCTCACCATCTAAAGAGATTTAAATTAGCTCTAAATGAACATACTAAATTAATGTAAGACAATGACATTAACAACAGAAAATACTGAACTAGAGGAACAAATAACTACCAGCTGAAAATATTACATCACTGTTCAGTTTGAATGATGGTGTTGTTCTCTGTCAAAACGTACAAATAATGAAGTATTAATGAGTTTCTCAGACTTAACTAAGTCATctataatatttaagtaattcatCTATCCTGGAGATTAGAAACAAGTTTTACTTCTGTTTGGGAGAAATACTACACTTATTTTTACTTCACAGTAACAAAGTTTAGAAGTTgatttttaacagaatattttgttcatgttttcCCCTCAAAATAATTCTGTAATTAAAGTCTACATTTCAGaatggttgattgattgatttagtgttttatggcacaaagcagtgagGCTATCTGctccagacattcggtaaaaatgtaaaataaaaaataaataaatgtagtaatagacataaatggaaatgaaggtaaaaaaaaaagtataaaaccaatgttgacacctagtctacaatgttaagatagaaggcagagtataagaagttgtaaggtatttactctagcaaaaaaggtaatgatcataacctgccaggaagactaacaggtaagttcaagaaccaccctcagtcacctgaagttggtctttccagtcctggttctgggttatgtgtcatagcaaccagtatcaaaatgtaaaagaatagaagttttaaaagatacatagcaaaattgtaacaatgagtagccaaatgtccagtaaaaagataaagtcaagtaaatggagtaaaatttgtaaaagtaaattaagataaaagcaaaacagcaattaaaacagaaaatggtgtaaaaaccaatgttgacatccagtcaacaaagttgtaaaggactacctgtagcagaatggtaatgatcataacccaccgggaagactaacaggtaagtataaaaaccaccgtcagtcatctgaagttggtctttccagtcctggttccgggttatgagtcaatatggccagtaataaaaagtaaagtagtaaaagtgtgaaatgatatgcagcaaaagtataataacaactcgccaggacgactaacgagtagttcaaatggatagttcaaacattagcgttagtcacctgaagttggcctttccagtcctggtgtcgagttatttaatgttctggccattgtccaatgtcaaattgaatgagagagattaaaactgtaaaaaaggaaccacaattaaaaaggtgtaatgaataaatatgcaacacttaaatgagattaaaaagattaatggccattaaaaaattaaaaacattatcaaggtggacagaatCATCACCGATAACTCTGTCCAAtattacagactgaccctgggaaaaaatatgtttaaaatattgccgtcgttgagaattgtaacgatggcaagaaagtaaaacgtggctgatagtgatttgagtgttacacaaactacacattggtgcatcagttccagataaaagaaaatgatgagttaaaaactgtgaccaatgcgtagcctagtgagaacaacttcctccttccgaactttacggaagctagatggccaaagtccaattttgggtttgatttgaaaaagtttgttgtcgcgttgctcactccaagtgaactgccagctggcacggagccgagccttgaagacaacaccatagtccatgtatggaataggcataggagtgatggtgctgaagcagacatatttagctgccatgtctgcaagctcgttcccgcgaataccaacatggcctggtatccagtaAAACTgaattgaagtagctgctaatgagaaatgggccagttgattttgaatatcagcgagactAGGATGTGAGCTAaagtgtagcgattccaaggcaagtatagaactaagcgaatcagtataaatagtgcagttggagtactgctcagctgcaatatgatccagggcaagagatatggcatacagttcagcagtgaacacagaagctgtagaagggattctgcacgcaactactgacccatagtaaaccacagcagagcccactgaattacctgatttggaatcatctgtataaatgggaactgaatgattgtttgaaagatattcattgaataaaagacggtacttccaatctggagtatctgccttttttaggtgactgaaaggtcacatttgggggctgtaataagccatggtgggatgagccgacctgtggaatctgcaatgttatcgaaggacagacccaattcatccaattgcgcccccagatgtgaaggccaaacggagcaatgacagatcgtctgttctgaaaaagtactgcccaccaaggaaggaaaacacatttccaggtgggatactttggtaaggaatgaagtttcgaagtatattgtaaagatagttgcaaacggcgaaggtgtatagaaggttcatgagattcaatgtatatactttgaactggagaggtacggaaagccccagtgcagagtcgaagtccttggtgatgaatggggtccagcatctttaaggctgagggtctagcagagccatagaccattgatccataatagagttttgatctaataagagcatgatatacctttaacattgaacagcgatctgccccccaactggtagaagagagaacacggaggatgttcagtgctcttgtgcatttgacctgaagctgctttaagtgtggtataaaggtcagtttacgatcaaagataagccccaagaacttggtctccgggaccactggcagcaaaatttcaccgatatgaagttcaggatcagggtgaataccccgtcgacgcaaaagtgcatgcatacagttttggagagagagaaattaaagccgatcgccagagtccacttccgtacacaattgagggcggttggTAGTTaacgctcaatatatctcatgtttgacgactgacatgagatgtgaaagtcgttgacatacagctcattcgcaacagtgagagggagttgttcagtgatggcatttttctttatactgaagagtgtaacactcaatacacagctttgagggactccaagttcctgaaCAAAAGAAcgggaatctcctgtccattaaaattgtttaataaacatgggtagatggccacgtaacccatatgtatggaggtctcgcaaaacgccatacctccatgttgtgttgtaagccttctctatgtcaaaaaaatattgatacaagatgttggcagttgagaaaggcttctctgatagatgtttcaagacgaattaggtggtctgtggtggagtgctgtctacggaacccacactgggtgggcaagaggaggttgtttgattcaaggaaccaaacaagacgagcattaaccatcctttctaatgtcttacagagcttagagaaaggtaaaataatagcctggcaccaggcatcaggaaaaacattctcctgccagatctggttgaaaacaatcagaaggacatcaagagaagcaggatagatggtgcagcatgtcataatgaatatcatcaggtccaacagacgtactggcagaccgatgaagggccatttttagttccaccagggtaaagggacaattatagtcaaagaaaagtcagtttgaaaggaaataggtgatcgctctgcccgagtcttgatggccaggaaggtggagaaacaagcagaagtgctagatatccggcaaaagctttcacctagagtgttagcgatgttccgaacatcagtcacctcctgaccatcagagagtaagatcgagaggggatagaattgtagtgcccattaaccttcaatcctgtcccatatgatcttggaactggtggtagaagatatgctggttgtgaacttaatccaagattccttctggctttgacgtcttacccacctagcatgtgcatgggcccgttggaaagcaacccggtttgaaagtgtgggatatctacgaaaagtatcccaggcccacttttgagccttccgtgctaagtggcaagcaggattccaccacggacgaggatatcgtggaaaacgtgtcgaggttttaggaatacactgagcagctgcatgtgtaatacagtcagttaccgctgctacacagtcgtctattgatggctgatttacgatggcaagatcaagttctgcgagagcagtgaaagtggaccagtctgcctgatccagcttccaccgggggcacgcgggtagggtagcatcgaccatggccagtctctctcaaaaggatcggaaaatgatcactgtctagtggattactgtcaaccctccatgaaaaatgggagaataatgaaggggagcaaactgagagatcaatagcggtaaaggactgactaggtgcatgaaagtaagtggaagaaccagtattgaaaagagaaagattgtgatcagagagcatccgctctacagatcgacccCTTCCAttaataatagcacttccccagaggggatgatgtccattaaaatcccctaggattagaaatggagatggcaactgttcaacgagagcatcaagatctgattgatcatatgtctctcaaggggacaggtacagagaacaaacagtgatggtatgacccaaggaaacacggatggctacagcctccaagggtgtgttgagtgacaaagacagggtgggcacgtgttgataaGCCAACAGTGCCATCTCTCCATATACTCGACCATcccacaacctgtcatttctgtacagagaaaactgctgaatggagacagtatcagcagttttaagaaatgtttcttgtaaagaaagacaaacaggatggtaggaagcaatcagcgttttgatatcatccagattagaacgtaaaccttgacagttccattgtatcaagatggccattttttAAGAacaggtaggtgaagtggctggagaacccttcggtttacgaccacgtctttattctttactgtctttagttggaggaggtctatcaacctccatggatcctgctctgggtcgggtgggcaggtttttgttatggaatccagtgactgaggatgcgaacgaataattgttttgtctcttgtggtgggagaaaaagatgtatcagaagaaatgcctgtatttgaaactgaaggacgtggatcttgaggtttgttggaaggtatgggaggaacagagatgggtgtggaagtcgattcatcaacctttttaaccacggaggtcaaaaggcttttcatttgttttgaaaatgattctcttggaggcacagagagatctgtctgcactcccactgtagttgtggaatgaagtgcagcagcatatgtctgagatggagttgtggacagcaatttccgaggctcaggataactaatgttatgtgtcgttttcaaacgctgcacctctttttcctccaaccattttgggcaagaatgaaagtaagaggggtgagaaccattgcagtttacgcaatgtgggttcatgtcacagtcataggcatcgtggtccttgcctccacaacgagcacatgtcagggaaccaagacaagatgtctttgagtggccgaatctctgacatcgaaacatcgaagagggtttggtacgtatggccgaaccctgcaaatgagataacctgccttgatggaggcaggtgcacgtggtgaagtaaatgctAAAACAAGGGTATTTGTTGACAGTGTAACTCCatttttgtgagtggagatgcacctcactgcagaaacttcttgagtggagacaccagcgagaatctctgactcgggaacgttcttcaaatccctttcaacaataactcctcgtgaagaattcaaggtagcatggggtgtaacctcaataggtatatccccaattacctttgaattcaagaggagttcactgtgttgggatgtggatgtttcaaccaatatgtcaccagatcgaagtttctttactgactttagagagccagcaagtccctctagtcccttttgaataaaaaggggacatttgccctaaaggtttttccaaagagaatgtaatataagaaaatgaggtgcattatgttactgatgttgaagattgctgttctgagtattcaagacatggtcgcttacccattgactgtttttttacaattttatttaaattttttggaggatccataggaaaaggaaaaaatttcgatacccactgaccccatccaccatggaaccctacaaggggacgcactacaaagtcacgcaaggacaatgcagcaacgccagggtttcgtgagcactatacccaaacaccagcatcaggcacaatgtccacaacacctgttgagaacttccaacactggtacttggttgactctagcccaagtggaccagccgattaacccaaggggggccacccgtctacaggaattcgaggacaaagtggtgtgttagggttggacccctcaatcacaaggatcctctcctccccttcacaggtcgccatgcacggcaaacacgtgggtatatgtttagatcacagagaaggtaaccagatagaacagaaccttccctggaagcaACAAACAGACTAAAATTCTGTATTCTAGCTTAAATTTTAGATCTTTCacaaaaaacctaaaataaatttatgttcttAAGTACATAGgtttactgtaagttgtatttatttattaaaggacAAATCTCTCTCACCCCAGCAGTGGCATATCGTTCATAAATTTTTTAAAGCTACAACCTTTCTATTGATGATGTATGTAAATATGAGAGATGCCAAGTGTCATTTCAATTATATATGACTCACAACATAAATTGTCTGGAATAATAAATCAGGACAAAATAATGGAGAACAAtctttaatttataaagtttcttCACAAATCTTATTAGTTTCATCATTTGGTCCACAAAATTTTTACCTTAAACTCAAGGTTACCTACACGTGAGTAAACATTCAGTACacgtaatttttaataatatatagtaAAACAAGTCTAAGGCGAAATtacacgggaccgagtaaaatttccagcTTAAACATAGGAAAcctgcatttccttaattatatataactttttagCAGAACGTTTTACTTCCTTGACTCAatggaagtaagacatttgtaaataaagtcattattctgtttatgttatatttattagaactaaagtagacattaaaaatatacataagaacacaaaatcttaaatttatttgaagtgtccaatttcaactgtttcactTTTCTTTAATGGGCTTTCTCCTACGGTTGAAAGAGAACACCAATTTTATGACCTTTACGTGAAGATCATTTTCCCCCTTAATTTCTGCATACAATGATAGTGTTAACATAACACTTGGGATGAAGtatgaatttctatttcctcactatcttttccattttgtttatcttctgaatctctcacactgttaccatcttgagattctattatagattataaatcagtttatgttaaaacattcctttcaacattcacaaaactttgtgctcacagaatcatctgcatcaatcagTTTGGATTTTACTAGAATCgccataacaaacaacttctccacaatctctgccattatcaagaataaatccagtTTCAAAAGAACTTTAATTATGCATTTgactgaatgacttaaaaatacaattgcatctaacacgtcaattttcatggtcatttcagatgctctcttacagttgtccatgtttgtaatatgctgaagcatcagttttctatatttcaattttatacactataTAAATCCATTATCTaatggctgtagaactgatgttgtacatggaggtagaaagactaaacaaacattagAAAGTTGAGTGACAAGTTGCAGTATATAGAAAAAGTAGAATACTCATTTTCTTGTTCcgttcttttgtttaatttgttcaaaaattccttgaATATAGCACTTGccatccacactttattatttgcCTTCCATtctacaggaagttgattcttccttaaatttttgaaacagtgaagATTTTCACTGTATTTATTACCCACAGTTTCTCTGGTCTTCCATCAGAAAATGTGACTAAAAGTACAGTCAATTGTTCTtttgaataaacaataataatggaagaaaaaagaatatatttaacaaatatttactgtaacaaaatgtccaagaatttgttaatatttaaacaaattattaatttaacacgaatttattaatatttaaagaattattaattaaataagaaattaata
Proteins encoded:
- the LOC143242396 gene encoding chromobox protein homolog 1-like isoform X2, whose product is MGKKKQKEVSPPPEEEYIVEKILDKRMRGGKVEYYLKWKGYPESENTWEPEGNLDCQELIAEYEEKRKKSAEDKKDSSDKKRKVNGTEGSETSPQKKKKKLEEDNRPRGFDRGLDPERIIGATDSSGELMFLIKWKGSDEADLVPARLANVKCPQVVIQFYEERLTWHTSSSHDEEEKGEK
- the LOC143242396 gene encoding chromobox protein homolog 1-like isoform X1, with the protein product MTEPGICFEPSMGKKKQKEVSPPPEEEYIVEKILDKRMRGGKVEYYLKWKGYPESENTWEPEGNLDCQELIAEYEEKRKKSAEDKKDSSDKKRKVNGTEGSETSPQKKKKKLEEDNRPRGFDRGLDPERIIGATDSSGELMFLIKWKGSDEADLVPARLANVKCPQVVIQFYEERLTWHTSSSHDEEEKGEK